One part of the Chloroflexota bacterium genome encodes these proteins:
- a CDS encoding carbohydrate ABC transporter permease encodes MLRQSIGGQAHVTHPEWQALIQDTSRTKEALDRLSVISAYLGTLSGTGKAAQYKLTANNWIDALVGYKGTATYTEDCATGVSASGKFKCNASDLLNPEGMARAFLNSIGVTIPSTILPILFAAFAAYAFSWMDFRGRSWMFALLVGLQIVPLQMTLVPIARLYSKLGLQSTFLGIWLFHTGFGLPYAIYLLRNFLGGLPRDLFESAYLDGANHWTAFRRLALPLTVPAIASLAIFQFLWVWNDLLVAIILLPSNPVLTYQITNLIDPRGGNWHLLTAAAFLSMIVPMIVFLAFQRYFIRGLLAGAVKG; translated from the coding sequence ATGCTGCGCCAGAGCATCGGCGGACAGGCCCACGTTACCCATCCGGAATGGCAAGCCCTCATCCAGGACACATCGCGCACAAAGGAAGCACTGGACAGGCTCTCGGTCATTTCCGCCTACCTCGGGACCCTGTCGGGAACGGGGAAGGCCGCCCAGTACAAACTCACGGCGAACAACTGGATTGACGCGCTGGTCGGATACAAGGGTACGGCCACCTACACCGAGGACTGCGCAACAGGCGTGAGCGCCAGCGGGAAGTTCAAGTGCAACGCCAGCGACCTGCTCAACCCCGAAGGAATGGCGCGGGCATTCCTGAACAGCATCGGCGTTACCATTCCTTCCACCATTCTGCCCATCCTTTTCGCAGCCTTCGCTGCCTATGCCTTTTCCTGGATGGACTTTCGCGGCCGCTCGTGGATGTTCGCCCTTCTCGTCGGCCTCCAAATCGTGCCCTTGCAGATGACCCTGGTGCCCATCGCTCGTCTGTACAGCAAACTGGGCCTGCAGAGCACTTTCCTCGGCATCTGGCTGTTCCACACGGGGTTCGGCTTGCCGTATGCCATCTACCTGCTGCGGAACTTCCTAGGCGGCCTGCCGCGCGACCTGTTTGAGTCCGCCTATCTGGACGGCGCGAACCACTGGACGGCCTTTCGGCGCCTGGCCCTACCGCTCACGGTGCCGGCCATCGCGTCGCTGGCCATCTTCCAGTTCCTGTGGGTTTGGAATGACCTGCTGGTCGCCATCATTCTGCTGCCCAGCAACCCCGTGCTCACCTATCAGATCACCAACTTGATTGACCCGCGAGGGGGCAACTGGCATCTCTTGACCGCAGCGGCCTTCCTATCCATGATCGTGCCCATGATCGTCTTCCTGGCATTCCAACGCTACTTCATCCGCGGCTTGCTCGCGGGCGCAGTAAAGGGGTAA
- a CDS encoding agmatinase family protein, translated as MKTPIPYLNPPSVTVSVSMNDEHEVRFLQILRGIADLEQADAALVGFPFDGGTVGGRAGSRHAPREIRLAFTASRTYDPHLDVELSDSLTVVDAGDIAVVYTNVQRTLEQGQMAIARLLQNKAVPIIIGGDHLITYPCLRALMETTPGRIGVINFDSHFDVRVSSGGEISSGTPFRMAMERSGGKFSPRNFVEIGPHGFHTQRVYRRYLDEQGCLLFTSHDVHRRGIHDVLEQVIARATDGVDALYVSVDIDVLDMAWAPGTNNPTPGGLTALQILEAVAVLGRHPLTRAFDLVEISPPLDVANTTVIMGREIVMNFLGGLALRKQVGYAAS; from the coding sequence ATGAAGACACCGATACCGTATCTGAACCCGCCTAGCGTAACCGTCTCGGTATCCATGAACGACGAACATGAGGTGCGTTTTCTCCAGATTTTGAGAGGCATTGCCGATCTGGAACAGGCCGACGCGGCGCTGGTCGGGTTCCCCTTTGACGGAGGCACCGTGGGGGGACGCGCGGGCAGCAGGCATGCCCCCAGGGAAATTCGGCTGGCGTTCACCGCATCGCGCACCTACGACCCGCACCTAGACGTGGAACTCAGCGATTCCCTGACGGTCGTGGATGCGGGCGACATCGCCGTTGTGTATACCAATGTGCAACGCACTCTTGAGCAGGGGCAGATGGCCATAGCGCGCCTCCTCCAGAATAAGGCCGTACCGATCATCATAGGGGGCGACCACCTGATCACCTACCCGTGTCTGCGGGCTTTGATGGAGACGACACCCGGACGCATAGGGGTAATCAACTTTGACTCGCATTTTGACGTTCGCGTCTCCTCTGGTGGCGAAATCTCTAGCGGTACACCATTCCGCATGGCAATGGAGCGATCCGGAGGCAAATTCAGCCCACGCAACTTCGTTGAGATAGGCCCCCACGGATTCCATACCCAGCGCGTCTACCGACGATACCTGGATGAACAGGGCTGCCTTCTGTTCACGTCGCATGATGTGCACCGAAGGGGCATACACGATGTGCTTGAGCAAGTGATTGCCCGAGCGACAGACGGCGTGGATGCCCTGTACGTATCGGTGGATATTGATGTGTTGGATATGGCCTGGGCCCCAGGCACAAACAATCCGACCCCGGGCGGACTCACCGCGCTGCAGATTCTGGAAGCAGTCGCCGTGTTGGGAAGACATCCTCTCACGCGTGCCTTTGACCTTGTGGAGATTTCGCCGCCTTTGGACGTGGCGAATACGACCGTGATCATGGGACGTGAGATTGTGATGAACTTCCTCGGTGGCCTGGCCCTTCGGAAGCAGGTGGGTTATGCAGCAAGTTGA
- a CDS encoding hydantoinase/oxoprolinase family protein, with protein sequence MRAAVDVGGTFTDVLVYDEKSRTLWSAKVPSDPWRPADPFLRGLQRALDSAGVGIDQVEQIAHGTTVVTNALLEGKVAKVGLLVTEGFRDLLEIGRQQRPYLYDLVQGRPPPLVPRNFVREVRERVDASGNIVIPLDEEQAVSQIRALVESGIDSLAVVLLFSFRNPEHEARLESLARRIAPDRPIFLSSKVLPEFREYERASTTVIAAAVAPKVTSYLDDIQRQLRSKGWERDGLVIMHSSGGSLPPEEAVVRPHTLVESGPAAGMIAASQVARILGLRRAIGFDMGGTTAKAGLLLDGQPRFATEYEVGGEVHHGGRVRGSGYPVRFPMIDVAECGAGAGSIAWIDAGGHLKVGPKSAGADPGPACYGKGGDNPTVTDAHLILGRLDPNLFLGGEMPLQLELAERAIRQRVAEPLGLSVEQAAQGILSIANATMIRILRVVSVARGHDPRDFTLIAYGGAGPLHATDLAEEMGIQMVIVPVLPGLFSALGLLYADMSADFVATIMRPLVTEALGVINETCNDLMAAAETWFARVDAEPSDRTVMLSADLRYQRQNYELNVGLPRHPLSQADVASIIQRFHEVHSATYGHSSPGETIQVVNLRVRAVRQMAKPEPQPLAPAREPAGAAPRRRGSLWFGGQLLECDEVSRADLQPGDEIEGPAVVREDGSTTVVNPGWRLTVDMSGNLLLQWHAARGKVRSHS encoded by the coding sequence ATGCGGGCGGCCGTTGACGTGGGTGGCACCTTCACCGATGTGTTGGTCTACGATGAGAAAAGTCGCACGCTTTGGTCTGCCAAAGTGCCATCGGACCCTTGGCGCCCGGCGGATCCGTTCCTACGGGGGCTTCAGCGGGCGCTGGACAGCGCAGGCGTCGGTATTGACCAGGTAGAGCAGATTGCTCACGGGACGACGGTGGTAACGAACGCGCTACTGGAAGGGAAGGTGGCCAAGGTAGGTTTACTTGTTACCGAGGGTTTCCGTGATCTGTTGGAGATCGGCCGCCAGCAGCGCCCATACTTGTACGACCTCGTTCAGGGCCGGCCTCCTCCGCTGGTACCCCGCAACTTCGTGAGGGAGGTACGCGAACGGGTGGATGCCAGCGGTAATATTGTGATTCCCCTTGACGAGGAGCAGGCCGTCTCTCAAATTCGGGCGCTGGTGGAAAGCGGGATTGACAGTCTCGCCGTGGTGCTGCTGTTTTCATTCCGCAACCCGGAGCACGAGGCGAGGCTGGAATCGCTGGCCCGTCGCATCGCGCCCGACCGGCCTATCTTCCTGTCCAGCAAGGTGTTGCCTGAATTTCGCGAATATGAGCGGGCAAGCACGACCGTTATTGCGGCTGCGGTAGCTCCCAAGGTTACCTCCTACCTAGATGACATCCAGCGGCAACTGCGAAGCAAGGGCTGGGAGCGCGACGGGCTTGTGATCATGCATTCCAGCGGGGGATCGCTCCCGCCAGAAGAGGCCGTGGTACGCCCCCATACGCTCGTGGAGTCAGGTCCCGCGGCGGGGATGATTGCCGCATCCCAAGTGGCGAGGATTCTGGGCCTGCGACGTGCCATCGGCTTTGATATGGGGGGAACAACTGCCAAAGCAGGTTTGCTTCTTGATGGTCAGCCACGATTTGCGACGGAGTATGAAGTGGGTGGGGAGGTGCACCATGGAGGGCGCGTCCGCGGGAGCGGCTATCCGGTGCGCTTCCCCATGATTGACGTAGCAGAGTGTGGCGCAGGGGCAGGTAGCATTGCCTGGATTGATGCTGGCGGACACCTGAAGGTGGGGCCAAAGAGCGCAGGCGCAGATCCGGGCCCGGCATGTTACGGCAAGGGGGGCGATAATCCTACGGTTACCGATGCGCACCTGATCCTCGGACGGCTAGACCCTAACCTATTCCTCGGTGGAGAGATGCCCCTGCAACTAGAACTGGCCGAGCGGGCGATACGCCAGCGTGTCGCGGAACCCCTGGGACTCTCGGTAGAGCAGGCAGCCCAGGGTATCCTCTCCATCGCCAATGCAACGATGATCCGGATTCTGCGAGTGGTGTCGGTAGCGCGTGGCCACGACCCGCGCGATTTCACCCTGATTGCCTACGGTGGGGCAGGGCCACTGCACGCGACAGACCTTGCCGAAGAGATGGGTATCCAGATGGTGATCGTGCCGGTGCTGCCCGGGCTGTTCTCGGCACTGGGTTTGCTGTATGCCGACATGAGCGCCGACTTCGTGGCGACAATTATGCGCCCCCTCGTCACGGAGGCCCTGGGTGTGATAAATGAAACGTGCAATGATCTCATGGCTGCGGCCGAAACTTGGTTCGCCCGCGTAGATGCTGAGCCGTCTGACCGCACGGTGATGCTGTCGGCGGACCTACGCTACCAGCGTCAAAACTACGAACTCAATGTTGGATTGCCTCGCCATCCTCTGTCTCAGGCAGATGTGGCGAGCATCATCCAGCGATTCCACGAGGTGCATTCGGCAACCTATGGGCACAGCAGTCCGGGTGAGACGATTCAGGTGGTCAACCTGCGGGTACGGGCGGTGAGGCAGATGGCAAAACCGGAGCCTCAACCGCTCGCGCCAGCCCGTGAACCTGCCGGTGCAGCGCCTCGTAGAAGGGGTTCACTGTGGTTTGGGGGTCAACTGTTGGAGTGCGACGAGGTCAGTCGGGCAGATCTTCAACCTGGCGATGAGATAGAAGGTCCGGCCGTCGTGAGGGAAGATGGGTCTACTACCGTGGTCAACCCCGGCTGGCGTTTGACAGTGGACATGAGCGGGAACTTGTTGCTCCAATGGCATGCCGCACGTGGAAAGGTCAGAAGCCATAGTTAG
- the treS gene encoding maltose alpha-D-glucosyltransferase — translation MRYDWYKDAIFYEVFVRAFADGNGDGIGDLRGLMAKLDYIQDLGVDCIWLLPIYPSPLRDQGYDVTDYHAIHPDYGTLDDFRALLDEAHRRGLRVITDLIPNHTSDQHPWFQASRNPRHPEHARYRDWYVWSTTDQRYRDARIIFLDSEKSNWTWDSLRGAYYWHRFFHHQPDLNYNNPSVQQEMLNVVRFWLDMGVDGFRVDAVPYLFEREGTNCENLPETHAYLKRLRAFVDAHAPGALLLSEANQWPEDARAYMGDGDEFHMNFHFPLMPRIFIALAREDREPIESILARTPPIPKLCQWATFLRCHDELTLEMVTEEERQFLWDFYAPEPRMRLNLGIRRRLAPLLGNDRRRIELAYSLLFTLPGSPVLYYGDEIGMGDNIWLEDRTGLRTPMQWSAAANAGFSTAAPTRLYCPVIDDDIYGYRTVNVEAQMARADSLLNRLREMIRVRKAHPVFGRGDLRFLQTGNPAVLAYLRRLPEREEALVLHNLSARPQSASLNLSDHAGAVLVDMFTGEQRHAIAAEPWRLEMQRHEYCWLTVGQGAR, via the coding sequence ATGAGATACGACTGGTACAAGGATGCAATCTTCTATGAGGTCTTCGTCCGCGCCTTCGCCGACGGTAATGGCGACGGAATCGGCGACCTCCGGGGCCTGATGGCCAAACTGGACTACATCCAGGACCTGGGCGTGGATTGCATTTGGCTCCTGCCCATTTATCCATCCCCCCTGCGAGACCAGGGATACGATGTAACCGACTACCACGCCATCCACCCCGACTACGGCACGCTGGACGATTTCCGCGCACTCCTGGACGAAGCGCACCGACGCGGCCTTCGCGTCATCACCGACCTCATACCCAATCACACGTCCGACCAGCACCCCTGGTTCCAGGCTTCCCGCAACCCCAGACACCCCGAGCACGCGCGCTACCGAGACTGGTATGTCTGGAGCACCACCGACCAGCGTTACCGCGATGCTCGCATCATCTTCCTGGACTCCGAAAAATCCAACTGGACATGGGATTCGCTCCGCGGCGCCTACTATTGGCACCGGTTCTTCCACCACCAACCAGACCTGAACTACAACAACCCATCGGTCCAACAGGAGATGCTGAACGTGGTACGGTTCTGGCTGGACATGGGCGTGGATGGCTTTCGCGTAGACGCGGTGCCATATTTGTTTGAACGTGAGGGGACCAACTGCGAGAACCTGCCCGAAACCCATGCCTACCTGAAACGCTTGCGTGCCTTTGTGGACGCGCACGCACCGGGCGCCTTGCTGCTCTCGGAAGCGAACCAGTGGCCCGAGGATGCGCGCGCCTACATGGGAGACGGCGACGAATTCCACATGAATTTCCACTTCCCGCTGATGCCCCGCATCTTCATCGCCCTGGCCCGCGAAGATCGGGAGCCCATAGAATCCATCCTTGCCCGCACTCCGCCCATCCCCAAACTGTGTCAGTGGGCCACGTTCCTGCGCTGCCACGATGAACTGACATTGGAGATGGTTACGGAAGAGGAGCGGCAATTCCTGTGGGATTTCTACGCACCTGAACCTCGCATGCGGCTGAATCTGGGGATTCGCCGCAGGCTGGCGCCTTTGCTGGGCAACGACCGACGTCGGATTGAACTGGCCTACTCGTTGCTGTTCACGCTCCCCGGGTCGCCGGTGCTCTACTACGGCGACGAAATCGGCATGGGAGACAACATCTGGCTGGAAGATCGCACCGGCCTGCGTACCCCGATGCAGTGGTCAGCCGCGGCGAACGCGGGGTTCTCCACAGCCGCCCCGACGCGGCTCTACTGCCCCGTCATTGACGACGACATCTACGGGTATCGTACCGTCAACGTTGAGGCCCAGATGGCCCGTGCCGATTCCTTGCTCAATCGGCTGCGGGAAATGATTCGCGTTCGCAAGGCCCACCCCGTGTTTGGGCGTGGCGACCTCCGCTTCCTACAGACGGGCAATCCCGCGGTCCTGGCATACCTGCGACGGCTCCCCGAAAGGGAGGAAGCCCTCGTCCTCCACAATCTATCGGCCCGGCCACAGAGCGCCAGCCTCAACCTGAGCGACCATGCGGGCGCGGTGCTTGTAGACATGTTCACCGGCGAACAACGGCACGCCATCGCTGCCGAACCCTGGCGTCTGGAGATGCAGCGCCATGAGTATTGCTGGCTAACAGTCGGCCAGGGCGCCCGGTAG
- a CDS encoding hydantoinase B/oxoprolinase family protein — MQQVDLIIAEVVGNALQSVAEESSVALIRSAYSTNIKERRDCSSALFGPDGGLVALAENIPIHLGSMQGLVSEIAGRAREWNLQPGDVIIANDPYRGGGSHLPDVTVVQPVFYEGRLVAYASNIAHWSDVGGRTPGVGTAGDSTEVLQEGLRIPPTRIVAGGEMRAEILDLLLLNMRSREERAGDLRAQIAALHLAERRLLELFQKHGRDTVMSCIKELWDYSERRLRSALRNIPEGTYRFTDFMDDDGITPEPLPVQVAVSVFHGANPSIHFDFSGTAPQVRGGINMVWAALVATVYYAVKAVVAPDVPPNAGFQRAIRIHAPERTLVNASEPAAVGGRTDTCQRVVDAIMGALSQAVPERIVAASNGATTAIIFGGTEALTGQEFVYVEALGGGMGAGLHHDGWDGVQVHITNTSNLPIEAMEMEYPLRVLRYGLVPDSGGPGRRRGGLAIRKDIQALRPVLFSAHSDRHRLRPWGIAGGMPGGCGRFILNPDTPTERPIPSKTSNVLVKQGDVVSAQTAGGGGFGPPVEREPERVARDYAIGKISAVSAREHYGVVLGAHGDVNIADTERLRSEMRGKGA, encoded by the coding sequence ATGCAGCAAGTTGACCTAATCATCGCTGAGGTCGTCGGGAATGCCCTTCAGTCTGTAGCCGAAGAGTCTAGCGTTGCATTGATTCGCTCGGCCTATTCCACGAACATAAAGGAGAGGCGCGACTGTTCCAGTGCCCTCTTCGGCCCCGATGGGGGCCTGGTGGCCCTTGCCGAGAATATTCCCATTCATCTCGGTTCCATGCAGGGACTGGTGTCCGAGATCGCGGGGCGAGCAAGGGAGTGGAATCTGCAGCCGGGGGATGTCATAATCGCCAATGACCCCTACCGGGGAGGCGGTTCCCATCTCCCCGATGTTACCGTAGTACAGCCCGTCTTCTACGAAGGTAGGCTTGTGGCCTACGCCAGTAATATCGCTCACTGGTCCGACGTCGGCGGCCGGACGCCCGGCGTCGGAACGGCGGGCGATTCTACCGAGGTGCTGCAGGAGGGGCTGCGGATTCCGCCGACGCGCATAGTTGCTGGTGGCGAGATGCGGGCCGAGATTCTGGACCTGTTGCTCCTTAACATGAGGAGCCGAGAGGAACGTGCCGGCGACCTGCGTGCGCAGATTGCGGCGCTGCATTTGGCCGAACGACGACTGCTGGAGTTGTTCCAGAAACATGGTAGAGATACGGTGATGAGTTGCATCAAAGAGCTGTGGGACTATAGTGAGCGGCGGCTGCGCAGCGCACTGAGGAACATTCCCGAAGGGACCTATCGCTTCACAGACTTTATGGATGACGATGGTATCACCCCAGAGCCGCTTCCCGTACAGGTGGCTGTTTCTGTGTTCCACGGGGCCAATCCGTCTATCCACTTTGACTTCAGCGGGACGGCCCCTCAGGTGCGAGGGGGGATCAACATGGTGTGGGCGGCGCTGGTGGCGACGGTATACTACGCTGTCAAGGCCGTCGTCGCGCCAGACGTGCCTCCTAACGCAGGGTTTCAACGGGCCATCCGCATCCATGCGCCCGAGCGCACGCTTGTGAATGCCTCGGAGCCTGCAGCGGTCGGAGGGCGAACAGACACTTGCCAGCGCGTGGTGGATGCGATCATGGGCGCACTGAGCCAGGCGGTTCCAGAGCGGATCGTCGCTGCGTCCAACGGGGCTACGACGGCCATTATTTTCGGCGGGACGGAGGCATTGACGGGGCAGGAATTCGTGTATGTAGAAGCGCTAGGTGGTGGCATGGGTGCGGGACTACATCACGACGGCTGGGACGGCGTACAGGTTCACATTACCAACACGTCCAATCTGCCTATAGAGGCGATGGAGATGGAGTATCCGCTCCGCGTGCTTCGCTATGGTTTGGTGCCCGACTCCGGTGGTCCTGGGAGGCGTCGCGGCGGTCTGGCAATCCGTAAGGACATCCAGGCGCTGAGGCCAGTGCTCTTCTCCGCGCACTCGGACCGACATAGGCTGCGACCTTGGGGCATTGCAGGCGGTATGCCAGGGGGCTGTGGCCGCTTTATTCTAAACCCAGACACGCCGACTGAACGGCCCATTCCGTCCAAAACCTCCAACGTGTTGGTGAAGCAGGGCGATGTAGTCAGCGCTCAGACCGCAGGTGGCGGGGGATTCGGCCCGCCGGTGGAACGCGAGCCAGAGCGCGTAGCCCGCGACTACGCCATAGGCAAAATTAGCGCTGTAAGTGCCCGCGAGCACTACGGCGTCGTCCTTGGCGCGCACGGCGATGTCAACATTGCCGACACCGAGCGACTTCGTAGTGAGATGCGTGGCAAGGGGGCTTGA